From the Quercus lobata isolate SW786 chromosome 6, ValleyOak3.0 Primary Assembly, whole genome shotgun sequence genome, one window contains:
- the LOC115950483 gene encoding sufE-like protein 1, chloroplastic/mitochondrial — translation MDGSVENVNFGSNSDLGVEETPIGVSNSGLKVDSRDGNVNVELDSEVGGERNPVQSSNSSGLGSRGMRIKEKLERELSPVAIEVEDISYQHARLAGVRGSDGETHFNVKVVSKEFEGKSLVKRHRLVYGLLQDELQSGLHALSIVAKTPSEVNGS, via the coding sequence ATGGATGGCAGTGTTGAAAATGTGAACTTTGGATCGAATTCTGATCTGGGTGTTGAAGAAACTCCGATTGGGGTATCGAATTCGGGGTTGAAAGTAGATAGCAGAGATGGAAATGTGAATGTTGAATTGGATTCTGAGGTGGGTGGAGAAAGAAACCCGGTTCAGAGTTCGAATTCAAGTGGTTTGGGGAGTAGAGGGATGAGAATAAAGGAGAAACTGGAGAGGGAGCTTAGTCCGGTGGCCATAGAAGTGGAAGATATCTCTTATCAGCATGCCAGGCTTGCTGGTGTTAGAGGAAGTGATGGGGAGACACATTTTAATGTAAAAGTTGTGTCTAAGGAGTTTGAAGGGAAAAGTTTGGTTAAGAGGCACAGGCTTGTTTATGGTTTGTTGCAAGATGAGTTACAGAGTGGACTACACGCATTGTCCATTGTGGCAAAGACACCTTCTGAAGTTAATGGAAGTTGA